A window of the Brassica napus cultivar Da-Ae chromosome C5, Da-Ae, whole genome shotgun sequence genome harbors these coding sequences:
- the LOC111203796 gene encoding uncharacterized protein LOC111203796: MEDMGFGRISIDETTTTSSDKSTSKSIDAAHQTSIDDTRWKQGTEIPVKINSISKTDHETKLPLQDYLNPGRTYSNRSAIKLPKDDTKKSGVSLEYLVLVRQNPFRGTVSEHSHDHIEYLEDMMDDEYNRCKIFPFSLEGDARKWLDQLPTGSLTCWKEIRNTFINQFFDETRYWDVRKKISTFHQGPRESFRNAWERFKSYQLECPHHGYSEPQLINTFYGGINLHYQITLDTSSEGSFSTRNPEEAKHLIKNVATCRSYEMMDVERGRRVDSMDGPPLAKIKESLDSLHSALEGQNQFGIYQIDDDTLYELKQQVDFVDIPTLKDRYPIPKPDSFTQNYDATVGSRRGREKFRLNQAFTGNRKMATDLNGKIDIIYSELMRKFDALSEQIKRLDVNVVLLRSGKRLNPSTIEINYAETRAEVEKPGESRSRPIALDSLNPKSETPREKERSNAEEATIDLEGEEEEFEEDVDIDRQEGTNVDRPTTVKIDRQTGNNVDRHSTLAEPAVERVYRTLPPFPPKNTQTKRELDKAICKKAFDKITLEMPLSDAIKVSSSIKKYVKDMVSKSFPATEHSVMMVSEEVSAIIQGKTPVKRPDPGSFVLDCNIRNKSFPRSLSDLGSCVNLMPHFVAISLGYDKFKPTKITLVLADRSVRVPERVFDNVPIKINDCHVPTDFVVLKYQNEPKDPLILSRPFLATAGAIIYVKEGRICLNSGNIPMTFDMEKLIRRP; encoded by the exons ATGGAAGATATGGGTTTCGGCCGGATATCGATCGACGAAACGACAACAACATCGAGTGACAAGTCGacgtcaaaatcgatcgacgccgcacatcaaacatcgatcgacgacacccGCTGGAAGCAG GGGACTGAAATCCCTGTTAAAATAAACTCGATCTCAAAAACAGATCATGAAACAAAATTGCCTCTCCAAGACTACTTAAACCCTGGCAGGACCTATTCAAATAGGTCCGCCATTAAATTACCAAAAGATGATACCAAGAAATCCGGGGTCAGCCTCGAATACTTAGTCTTGGTACGTCAAAACCCTTTCCGTGGAACCGTCTCAGAGCACTCACACGATCACATCGAATACTTAGAAGATATGATGGATGACGAGTACAATCGCTGTAAAATCTTTCCATTCTCCTTAGAAGGCGACGCCAGAAAATGGCTAGACCAACTACCTACGGGTTCTCTAACCTGCTGGAAGGAGATACGAAATACCTTCATTAATCAATTCTTCGACGAGACGCGTTACTGGGATGTAAGGAAGAAAATCTCCACATTCCATCAAGGTCCACGGGAATCATTCAGAAAcgcatgggagagattcaagagctACCAACTTGAATGTCCCCACCATGGTTATTCAGAACCACAACTAATTAATACCTTTTACGGAGGTATTAACTTGCACTACCAAATCACGCTTGACACATCCAGTGAAGGGAGCTTCAGTACCAGGAACCCTGAAGAGGCAAAGCATTTGATCAAGAATGTAGCTACATGTAGATCCTACGAGATGATGGACGTAGAGCGAGGAAGGAGAGTTGACTCAATGGATGGGCCACCTTTAGCCAAAATCAAAGAATCTCTAGATTCGCTTCATTCTGCTCTAGAGGGACAAAACCAATTTGGGATTTACCAAATTGACGATGATACCCTTTATGAATTAAAACAACAAGTAGACTTCGTAGATATTCCAACCTTGAAAGATAGGTACCCTATCCCTAAACCCGACAGCTTTACCCAAAATTACGATGCTACTGTTGGATCACGCCGAGGCAGAGAGAAATTTAGATTAAACCAAGCTTTCACGGGAAATCGGAAAATGGCCACTGATCTGAACGGAAAGATAGACATAATCTACAGTGAGCTAATGAGGAAGTTCGACGCTTTAAGTGAACAAATTAAGAGACTGGATG TTAATGTTGTGTTACTAAGAAGCGGAAAACGCCTCAACCCGAGCACAATAGAAATCAACTATGCAGAGACACGTGCTGAAGTTGAGAAACCCGGTGAAAGTAGGTCACGACCAATAGCCCTCGATAGTCTCAACCCAAAATCAGAAACACCTCGAGAGAAAGAGCGGTCCAATGCTGAGGAAGCAACCATCGACCTCGAAGGGGAAGAAGAGGAGTTTGAAGAAGATgtagatatcgatcgacaagaaGGAACGAACGTCGATCGACCCACTACAGTaaaaatcgatcgacaaactggaaacaatgtcgatcgacactcaactcTTGCTGAACCAGCCGTAGAGAGAGTGTATAGGACTCTACCACCCTTTCCGCCTAAAAACACACAGACTAAGCGAGAATTAGATAAGGcgatctgcaagaaagcattcgatAAAATTACGTTGGAAATGCCATTGAGTGATGCCATAAAAGTTTCATCATCAATAAAGAAATATGTAAAGGACATGGTATCCAAAAGCTTCCCAGCTACTGAACACAGCGTCATGATGGTTTCAGAGGAAGTAAGTGCAATAATCCAAGGCAAAACCCCGGTCAAGAGACCTGATCCGGGCAGTTTTGTTCTAGATTGCAATATACGAAATAAAAGTTTTCCTCGATCCCTCAGTGATTTAGGTTCCTGCGTAAACCTCATGCCGCACTTTGTCGCGATATCCCTGGGATACGACAAGTTCAAGCCTACCAAAATAACTTTGGTTCTTGCCGATAGATCCGTTAGAGTACCTGAGAGAGTATTTGACAACGTGCCAATAAAGATTAACGACTGTCACGTACCAACAGATTTTGTTGTGCTGAAATACCAGAATGAACCGAAAGATCCCCTCATTTTGAGTAGACCATTTCTAGCTACAGCTGGTGCGATCATCTATGTCAAGGAAGGTAGGATATGTCTAAACAGTGGAAACATTCCGATGACCTTCGACATGGAAAAGCTGATAAGACGACCCTAA